A portion of the uncultured Draconibacterium sp. genome contains these proteins:
- a CDS encoding helix-turn-helix transcriptional regulator, which produces MKNKLKFHRVMLDKTQQELADAIGVSRQTIHAIEKNKFVPSVQTAMLLAKYFKLSVEELFELED; this is translated from the coding sequence ATGAAGAACAAGCTTAAATTTCACCGGGTAATGCTCGATAAAACGCAGCAGGAATTGGCCGATGCAATAGGTGTGTCAAGGCAAACAATTCATGCTATCGAGAAGAATAAGTTTGTTCCGTCGGTGCAAACGGCAATGCTTTTGGCCAAGTATTTTAAGCTTTCTGTGGAAGAGTTGTTTGAGTTGGAAGATTAA
- a CDS encoding fasciclin domain-containing protein has product MKTVKQIFSIALVAVMTFGLTLNSEAKGADDTSSSTVVEIAVSNPDFSILVEAVTKADLAGALSADGPFTVFAPTNDAFKTLFADLGVDGVGDLTAEQLTPILTYHVVAGKVMSSDLSNTSVETLNGKKIKIDLSDNVKINDSKVIAADIDGKNGVIHVIDKVLIPAEKSGDCN; this is encoded by the coding sequence ATGAAAACAGTAAAACAAATTTTCTCGATCGCCCTGGTGGCAGTAATGACTTTTGGTTTGACATTAAATTCAGAAGCAAAAGGAGCTGACGATACATCATCATCAACTGTAGTTGAGATTGCAGTTTCAAACCCGGATTTCTCGATTTTGGTTGAAGCAGTAACAAAAGCCGACTTGGCAGGAGCTTTAAGTGCCGATGGCCCGTTTACGGTATTTGCACCAACAAACGATGCTTTTAAAACATTGTTCGCCGATTTGGGAGTTGACGGAGTTGGCGACCTAACAGCTGAGCAGTTGACACCAATATTAACTTACCACGTTGTGGCGGGAAAAGTAATGTCGAGCGACCTGTCGAACACTTCGGTTGAAACATTAAATGGTAAGAAAATTAAAATCGACTTATCAGACAATGTAAAGATTAACGATAGCAAAGTAATTGCTGCTGATATTGACGGGAAAAACGGAGTAATACACGTAATCGACAAAGTGCTTATTCCTGCTGAAAAATCGGGTGATTGCAACTAG
- a CDS encoding fasciclin domain-containing protein, whose product MKTIEIFKKTKIRFNFLPVLLLAVVIGFTSCDDDDDDPMPDPEMEQTIVDVAAEAGSFNVLIQAAQKAGLADFLSTEQNITVFAPTDDAFAALLTDLGASSLDDLDAATLAAVLKYHVVGDLAYSNNLSSGAVATLNTDSPDQTPLSLLVNVDGGVMINDANVTAADVMASNGVIHVIDKVLLPPTVVDLATYSDNFSSLVSAVVKADLAGALSAEGPFTVFAPTNDAFAALFAALEISGLDDVAVEDLTSILTYHVVGDNVLSTELSAGTVAAISGEEFEVAIDGDVTLNGTIKVVATDIQGTNGVIHVIDAVLVPEMQKSNTIADIAVANSEFSILVEALMKADLVGAVADSEAELTVFAPTNDAFAALLSDLGATSLDDIPVETLTNILLYHVIGTKAMSTDLASGYLPTLATFSSNNISMYIEVGDGVSINGSTMVTAADIEADNGVIHVVDKVILPPSVVNIAIDNENFSTLVSAVVKAGLVEALSAEGPFTVFAPTNAAFDALFAELGVSGIDDLTAEQLLPILTYHVVSGNVLSTDLSSGEVPTLNEGSNITVDLSSGVMINESNVVAADVQGANGVVHVIDKVLLP is encoded by the coding sequence ATGAAAACGATTGAAATTTTTAAGAAGACAAAAATCCGGTTTAATTTTTTACCGGTTTTATTACTGGCAGTGGTCATTGGTTTTACCTCGTGTGATGACGATGACGATGATCCGATGCCGGATCCTGAAATGGAGCAAACTATTGTAGATGTAGCTGCTGAGGCTGGTTCATTTAATGTATTAATTCAGGCAGCGCAAAAAGCAGGCCTGGCAGATTTTTTAAGCACAGAGCAAAACATTACCGTTTTTGCACCAACCGATGATGCTTTTGCAGCTTTATTGACAGATTTGGGAGCAAGTAGCCTTGATGATTTAGACGCAGCTACTTTGGCAGCGGTTCTGAAATATCATGTTGTCGGTGATTTAGCTTACTCGAACAATCTTTCGTCGGGTGCAGTAGCAACTTTAAATACTGATTCGCCAGACCAAACTCCACTTTCACTATTAGTAAATGTTGATGGAGGTGTGATGATTAACGATGCCAACGTTACTGCCGCCGATGTAATGGCATCAAATGGTGTTATTCATGTTATCGACAAAGTTTTGTTGCCACCAACCGTAGTTGATCTGGCTACTTACTCAGATAATTTTTCATCGTTGGTAAGTGCCGTTGTTAAAGCTGACTTGGCAGGAGCTTTAAGTGCCGAAGGACCGTTCACCGTATTTGCGCCAACAAACGATGCTTTTGCAGCGCTTTTTGCAGCACTCGAAATTTCGGGACTGGATGATGTAGCAGTTGAAGATTTAACTTCGATTTTAACGTACCACGTGGTTGGCGACAATGTGCTGTCGACTGAGCTGTCAGCAGGAACTGTAGCTGCAATTTCGGGAGAGGAATTTGAAGTAGCCATTGATGGAGATGTAACACTTAACGGAACGATAAAAGTGGTTGCTACCGATATACAGGGAACAAATGGTGTAATTCATGTAATTGATGCTGTTTTGGTTCCTGAAATGCAAAAGTCGAATACCATAGCAGACATTGCTGTGGCTAATTCGGAGTTTTCGATTCTGGTTGAGGCGCTAATGAAAGCAGACTTGGTAGGTGCTGTTGCAGATAGTGAGGCAGAGTTGACTGTTTTTGCGCCAACTAACGATGCTTTCGCTGCGCTTCTTTCAGACCTGGGTGCGACTTCGCTCGACGATATTCCGGTTGAAACATTAACCAACATTTTGCTTTACCATGTAATTGGTACCAAAGCGATGTCAACCGATCTGGCGTCAGGATATTTACCAACGCTGGCAACATTTAGTAGCAACAACATTTCAATGTACATTGAAGTTGGCGACGGTGTATCGATCAACGGAAGCACTATGGTTACAGCTGCCGACATTGAAGCTGATAATGGTGTAATACACGTAGTTGATAAGGTGATTCTTCCTCCATCAGTAGTGAATATTGCTATTGATAATGAAAACTTTAGCACATTGGTTAGTGCCGTTGTAAAAGCCGGTTTGGTAGAAGCTTTGAGTGCCGAAGGACCGTTTACAGTTTTTGCTCCAACCAACGCAGCCTTCGATGCACTGTTTGCCGAGTTGGGAGTTTCAGGAATAGATGATCTTACGGCAGAACAGTTATTGCCAATTCTTACCTACCACGTGGTTTCAGGAAATGTACTTTCAACTGATCTGTCAAGTGGAGAAGTACCAACCTTAAACGAGGGAAGTAACATTACCGTTGATCTTTCATCAGGAGTAATGATAAACGAAAGTAACGTAGTAGCAGCCGATGTACAGGGAGCCAACGGAGTGGTTCACGTAATTGATAAGGTATTGCTGCCGTAA